GGCTGACCGGCCGCCGGGATCCACGCTCACCGCGCAGTGGCGCGGCGAGCGTCAGACCGGTGGTCGGGCACCCACCTGGCTCACCGCCGACGCGCCGAAGTCGCCGGCCCGACGCAGCGCCGCCTCGGGGGAAGCCCCCGCCAACCAGGCCGCCAGCAGCCCGGCGGCGAACGCGTCGCCTGCCCCGGTGGGGTCGACCACGGCCATCCGGCGCGCCGGCGCCACCGCGATCACGGCGTCCCGGTCGACCCACACCGCTCCGGCCGCACCCCGTTTCACCACCACCCGCCGTGCCGAGACGGACAGCGCTCGGCCCTGCGCCGCCGGGTCCAGCCCGCCGGCCAGCACGGTCGCCTCCGCGGCGTTGACCAGGAGCAAATCGACGTCGCGTACCCAGCTCAAGAACGCCGTCGCGCCGACCCGTCGAAGTGGCGCCGCGGAGGCCGCGTCGACGCTGACGGTGAGGCCCCGCTCGCGGGCCGCGCCGAGCGCGCGCAGGCCGGCCGGCCGTGAGGCCGCGTCGAGCAGGGTGTAGCCGGACAGGTGTAGGTGCGCCGCGTCCGGCGCCGCGTCCAGGGCCGCCTCCACCGCCTGCGGGCTGAGCCGCAGGTTCGCCCCCCGCTCAGTGATCATCGTGCGTTCCGCCGCGCTGGCCAACACGATGACCGTTCCGGTGGGGACGTCCGGCAGCTGGGCGACGGCGCAGTCGACGCCGCCGCGTTCCAACTCCGCCACCCGGTCCCGGCCCGGTCCGTCGTCGCCGACCGCCCCGACCAGCGTGACGGGTACGCCCAGCGCCCCCAGCCACGCCGCGGTGTTCGCCGCCTGGCCGCCTCCGGTGAACCGGATCGTCGCCGCCGTGTCCGACCCGGTGACCGGGGGTCCGGTCAGGACCGCCACCACGTCGGTGATCAGGTCGCCGACGACGATGACCCGCGGTGCTGTCATGCCCGGCTGGCGGCCGCGACCGCGATCCGCGCGGCGAGGTCGGCGTTGCGCAGGATGATCCGGACGTTGACCGCGAGGCTGGCGCCCTCGGTGGCCGAGTGGAAGTGCGCGAGCAGGAAGGGCGTCACCGCCTTGCCGGTCACCCCCTCGCGCCGCATCCGGGCCAGCCCGTCGGCGAGGGTGCGGTCGTGCAGCGCAGGGTCCAACTGCTCGCCGACGGGCAACGGGTTGGTCACGACCAGCCCACCGCTGCACACGCCGTGCTGCTCACGCGCGGCGAGCACCTCCGCCACCTGCTCCGGGGAGTCCACCGACCAGTCCAGGTCGAAACCGCCGTCGGTGAGGTAGAAGCCGGGGAAGCGGCGGGTGCGGTAGCCGACCACGCCCACCCCGAGGGTCTCCAGACGCTCCAGGGTCGCGCCCACGTCGAGGATCGACTTCACCCCCGCGCAGACCACCGCGATGGGCGTCCGGGCCAGGGTGGTCAGGTCGGCGGACTCGTCGAAGGTCTGCGTGGCCTCCCGGTGCACCCCGCCGAGGCCGCCGGTGGCGAACACTCGGATGCCGGCTGCCGCGGCCACCGCGCTGGTCGCGGCCACGGTCGTGGCGCCGTCAGCGCCGGTCCCGGCCGCCACGGCCAGATCGCGTACGGAGAGCTTCGCCACCTGGTCGGCGGTGGCGAGCCGGGTCAGCTCGGTGTCGTCGAGCCCGACGACGAGTTGGCCGGCGACCATGCCGATGGTGGCCGGAACCGCGCCGGCGGCGCGGACCACCTGCTCGATCTCGCGGGCCACCCGCAGGTTGTCCGGCCGGGGTAGGCCGTGCGAGACGATTGTGCTCTCCAAGGCAACCACGGGGCGGCCGGCGCGTAGGGCGTCGGCGACCTCGGTGCCAGGTCGGATGTGAAAGTCGGTCACAACTGTTCACCGTACGACCTCACCCGCTGTCGCCAGAAGTGGACCGGGCGGCGGGTGACCTGCCAGACTTGACGGTCGGAGGTGTGGAAGTGAGCACACAGGTCCTCGAGCGTCCCGAGGTGAAGGACGCCGACACCGGTCCCGAGATGTTCCACTACGTGCGCAAGGAGAAGATCGCCGAGAGTGCCGTGATGGGCACCTTCGTCGTGGCGCTCTGCGGCGAGACGTTCCCGGTCACCAAGGCGGCCAAGCCGGGCTCGCCGGTGTGCCCGAAGTGCAAGGAGATCTACGACTCGTTCACCGAGTGAACGGGCGGGGCCCCGCCCGCGTAGCCTGCGGCGGTGACCACCTCCACCGCCCTGCTGCTCGCCGACCTCGCCGGGGTGGCGGTCTTCGCCGCCTCCGGCGCCTCGGCCGCGGTCGCCAAGCGGCTGGACCTCTTCGGCGTTGTCTTCGTCGGCTTCGTCGCCGCGCTCGGCGGTGGGATCTTCCGGGATCTGGTCATTGACGAGGTGCCGCCGCTGGCCTTCGCGGACTGGCGCTACGCGGCCACCGCCGCCGGCACCGCCGCGGTCGTCTTCTGGCTGCACCCCCAGCTGGCCCGGCTGCGGACCACCGTGCTCGTGCTGGACGCGGCCGGCCTGGCGCTGTTCACGGTCACCGGCACCGTGAAGGCGCTGGGCGTCGGCGTACCGGCGCTGGGTGCGTGCGTCATCGGGATGCTCACCGCGATCGGCGGCGGCCTCGGCCGTGACCTGCTCACCGCCGAGATCCCGGTGGTCCTGCGCCGCGAGATCTACGCGGTCGCCGCGCTCGTGGGCGCCGTCCTCGTCGCGCTGCTCGACGCGGTCGGGCAGGCCAACGTGCTCTGGCTCACCGTGGCGGCCGCCCTCGTCTTCCTGATCCGCCTGGTCTCGCTGCGCCGACGCTGGTCCGTCCCGATCGCCACCCTCCGCCCTCCGCGCACCGGCACCCCACCCTGACCCGTCCCCCTGACGGAAGGCGGCGGGTCGGCCGGAGGCGGACTCGACGTCCGGTAGCCCTGCGGCATGGTACGACTAACAAGGCAGGCATACCGGAGGAAGACGGACAAGTTGATGGCGACGAGTCGGGCGACCGCCCTGCTGCGGAAACCCGGGCAGCCGCAGCAGGCAACGTTCCTGGAACTCTTCTTCGACCTCGTGTTCGTCTTCGCGCTCACCCGTGTCTCGCAGCGACTGGCCGAGGACCTCACCGCCCAACGGCAGATCGTTCTCACCGAGACCGGCCAGACGCTGCTGTTGCTGCTGGCCCTGCTGATGGTCTGGTTCACCACGGCCTGGGTGACCGACCTTTTCGACCCCGACCGACCGGAGATCGAACTTCTGGTCTTCGCGACCATGCTCGGCAGCCTGGTCATGGCGGTCGCGATTCCGGAGGCGTTCGGCACGAGCGCCCTCGCCTTCGCCGGTGCGTACGTCGCGATCCATGTCGGCCGTGGCCTCGTGCTCGTGGTAGCCCTTCGGGGCCACGAGGCGCAACGCCGCGCCGCGGTGACGCTGGCGTGGTACGGGGTGTCCGCCGTGCCGTGGCTCGTCGGGGCGCTGTTCTTCCCGGAGAGTCCGGCGCGCGGGGCCCTGTGGGCGCTGGCGATCGTCATCGACTACGCGGGTGCCACGGTGCGGTTCCCCACGCTGCGACGGGCCGAACGGCCGATCGAGGCGCCCATCGTGGCCGAACACCTCTCCGAGCGCTACCGGCAGTTCTTCATCGTCGCTCTGGGCGAGCTCATCCTGGTCACCGGCGCGACCTTCAGCGGCTCCGCCTTCGAGATCGGCCAGATCGCGGCGTTCGTGGTGTCGTTCGCCACCACGGCGCTGATGTGGCGGATCTACATCCACAAGGCCGGAGAGCTGTTGCCCCTCGCGATAGCGACGGCCCGCGTACCATCCCGCCTCGCCGGACTGTCGACACCCGCCCACCTGCTCATGGTGGCCGGCATCGTCGCGATCGCCGTCGGCGACGAACTCGTCATCGAACATCCGACTGGGCACACCGATTCGGCTTGGGTCGCCGTCATCCTCGGTGGACCGGCGCTCTTCCTGACCGGACGGGCCATCTTCGAGTACGCGGTGTTCGGCCGAGTGTCCCCATCCCGCACGATCGGCGCGGTCGTGCTTGCCGCGGTCTCCCCGGTGATGGTGTTCACACCGCCGCTGGTGGTCCTCAGCGTCCCCGCTCTTGTCCTGGCGGCAATCGCCGTATCCGATACGGTCCGCGCCCGAAGGCGCCCTCCCGAGATGCCGACACCCCCCCTCTAGTCGCCGGTTCGTCCGTGCGGCGATGGCACGGCATCACGGCATCCGGTATCGGTTCGAACCGCGTGATCGGCGCGGTTTGCGCGGGACGGCCCGGGGCGGCCGGGTGTGACCAGCGTGGCGCCAGGTGGGGGGTGGGGCGGCTGCTGGGTATGCTGGGGCGGCCTTCGCGGCACCCGTGCGCGGAGGTGTTTTCATGGGCGGCGGCACCGTGGCCCTCGGCCGGGGCCGGTCCCCAGGCGGTGGAGAGGAGCTTCGCGTGGCAGCCCGGACGCCGGTGCTCGAGACGTTCCCGGCGCTGCGCGCATGGCAGCGCAAGGCTCTGGTGGAGTATCTACGTCGCCGCGAGCCCGACTTCACGGCGGTCGCCACCCCGGGGGCCGGCAAGACCACCTTCGCCCTCCGCATCGCCGCCGAGCTGCTCGCCGACGGCACCGTCGAGGCGGTCACCGTGGTCGCCCCCACCGAGCACCTCAAGACCCAGTGGGCGGAGTCCGCGGCCCGGGTCGGCATCCAACTCGACGCCACCTTCCGCAACGCCGACCTGCACTCGTCCGCCGACTTCCACGGCGCCGTGGTCACGTATGCCCAGATCGGCATGGCCCCGCAGGTGCACCGACGGCGAACCATGACGCGGCGGACCCTGGTCGTCCTGGACGAGATCCACCACGCTGGGGACTCGCGGACCTGGGGTGACGGGGTGAAGGCGGCGTTCGAGGGCGCGGAGCGCCGGCTCATGCTTACCGGCACCCCGTTCCGGTCCGATGACAACCCCATCCCGTTCGTCAGCTACGAACGGGGCGGGGACGGCCTGTTACGCTCCCGTGCCGACTCGGTCTACGGGTATGCCGACGCGCTGCGGGACGGCGTCGTCCGGCCGGTGCTCTTCCTCGCGTACTCCGGGGAGACCCGGTGGCGGACGAACGCCGGCGAGGAGCTGGCGGCCCGGCTGGGTGAGCCGATGACCCAGGACCTGATCGCGCAGGCCTGGCGGACCGCGCTGGATCCGGCCGGAGACTGGATGCCCCAGGTGCTTCGGGCCGCCGACGCTCGGCTGACCGTGTTGCGCAACGCCGGCATGCCGGACGCGGGCGGCCTGATCATCGCCAGCGACCAGCAGACCGCCCGGTCCTACGCCAGGCTCATCGAACAGGTGACCGGTGAGCGGACCGCGGTGGTGCTCTCCGACGACGGGGGCGCCTCGGCCCGGATCGCGGCGTTCGCGGCCTCCGACCAGCGGTGGCTGGTGGCGGTGCGGATGGTCTCCGAGGGTGTCGACATCCCCCGCCTCGCCGTCGGCGTGTACGCGACCAGCGCCAGCACACCGCTCTATTTCGCCCAGGCGATCGGCCGGTTCGTCCGGGCCCGCCAGCCGGGGGAGACGGCCTCGGTGTTCCTGCCCAGCGTGCCGCACCTGCTCGGGCTGGCCAGCGAGATGGAGGCCGAACGGGACCACGTCCTGGGTAAGCCGAAGGACCACGAGGGCTTCGACGACGACCTGCTGGAGCGTGCCCAGCGTGACGACCAGGCCAGCGGCGAGTTGGAGAAGAGGTTTTCGGCGCTCTCCGCCACCGCCGAGCTGGACCAGGTGATCTTCGACGGCGCGTCGTTCGGCACCGCGGCCCAGGCCGGCACCCCGGAGGAGGAGGAGTTCCTGGGGCTCCCCGGTCTGCTCACCGCCGACCAGGTGGCCATGTTGCTGTCCAGGCGGCAGGCCGACCAGCTCGCCGCGCAGCGGCGCCGAGCGACCGAGCGGGCGGCTGAGCCGGTCGCTGCCGCACCGGCTGCGCCGATGAGTGCGGCGCAGCGCCGGGTCGCGCTGCGCCGGCAGCTGAACGCTCTGGTGGCTGCCCGGCACCACCGCACCGGGCAGCCCCACGGCAAGATTCACGCCGAGTTGCGGCGGCTCTGCGGTGGCCCGCCCAGCGCCCAGGCCACGATCGAGCAGCTCGAGGAACGGATCGCCACCGTTCAGACGCTCTGATCCGAGGTGGCTCGCGCCTGGGAGCACTGATCCGGGGTGGGGCACCTGGGGCGGATGACCGCTCGGCGGGGTATGCGTCACGGCACGCCGTTCGGCGCCCACTGGCCGCCGTGACGGGGCGCCCCCGCTGGGGACGGGCGCCCGCGGTAGGGGCGACAAGGCCGGCCGTACCCCTTCAGGGCCCGGCCGGCCTTGTGTGTCGGATTGCGACTCAGTTCGCCATCAGGTCGGCGCCCCGCCAGCTGAACTCCGGATCTGCCGCGTACCGAACGGTGATCTTCACGAGATCCTCCGCGTACTTGTTCGCGTGGTGCCCACAGAACACCAGCTCGCCGCCACCGGCGAGGGTAATGCGGAGTTTGCCGGCAGCATTGCAGCGGTCGCACCGTTCATCGGCGGCCGGGGGGCTCACCGTCTCGGGCGGCGGCGTGAGGGTCGGGGTCATCGCCTTCCTCCTCTGGTCGTCACCGATGAACACTCTCTTCGGTCCTTGCTCACTTATCCTGCAACACCCTTGTCGGGCCTCGCCTTCCCTGTGTGCCCGCGGGGGACCGAGGTCACACCTGGCTCCGACAGCGTGCCATGCACCCAGGGTGCCACGTCAACGATCACATTCGTGCAACCGAACGATGACTATGCGGCGTTGCCTGCCGGGTGGTCGAAACGACCTGTTCAGCTGACGCCGCCGATCAGTCCAGGTAATCCCGGAGGACCTGCGAACGGGACGGGTGACGCAGCTTTGACATCGTCTTGGACTCGATCTGCCGGATCCGCTCCCGGTCACGCCGTAGACCTGGCCGATCTCGTCCAGCGTCCGCGGCTGGCCGTCGGTCAGGCCGAAGCGCAGGCGGACCACACCGGCCTCACGCTCGGACAGCGTCTGCAGCACCTGTTGGAGCTGGTCCTGCAACAGGGAGAACGAGACCGCGTCGACCGCGACCACGGCCTCCGAGTCCTCGATGAAGTCACCGAGCTGGCTGTCGCCCTCGTCGCCGATCGTCTGGTCGAGTGAGATGGGCTCCCGGGCGTACTGCTGGATCTCCAGCACCTTTTCCGGTGTGATATCCATCTCTTTTGCCAGCTCCTCCGGGGTGGGCTCGCGGCCCAGGTCCTGGAGTAGCTCGCGCTGGATCCGGCCGAGCTTGTTGATCACCTCGACCATGTGCACCGGGATGCGGATGGTGCGGGCCTGGTCGGCCATGGCGCGGGTGATCGCCTGGCGGATCCACCAGGTGGCGTAGGTGGAGAACTTGTAGCCCTTGGTGTAGTCGAACTTCTCGACCGCGCGGATCAGGCCGAGGTTGCCTTCCTGGATCAGGTCCAGGAAGGCCATTCCGCGACCGGTGTATCGCTTGGCCAGCGACACCACCAGGCGCAGGTTGGCCTCGAGGAGGTGGTTCTTCGCCCGTTCGCCGTCGCGGGAGATCCACAGCAGGTCGCGCTGCATCTCGCGGACGAGTTTCTCCTCACCCTCGTCGGCGGCACGCAGCTGCTCGGCCGCGTAGAGGCCGGCCTCGATCCGCTTGGCGAGCTCGACCTCCTGCTCCGCGTTGAGCAGCGGAACCTTGCCGATCTGCTTCAGGTAAGCCCGGACTGAATCGGCTGATGCGGTCAACTCGGCGTCGCGGCGCGCCTGCTTGAGCGCCTCGGACTCCTCGTCGTCCCACTCGAAGTCGTTGTCGTTGGCGGAGTTGGCCGCGTCGGTCTCGGCGGCCTGGGTCAGCTCGGCCGGCTCGTCGACGACCACGTCCTCGATCTCGGCGGCCAGTTCCTCCGGATCGATGTCGCCCTCGGACTCGGACTCGTCCTTGCCCTTGACGGTAGCTTTGGTGGCCTTGGCCGGGTCGGTCGCCGCGGCCACCGTCGCCTTGGTGGCCCGGGTGGCCTTCTTGGCCGGTGCCGCTGCCTTGGCGGCCACCTCGGCGGTGGTGCCGGCGGTCTTGCGGGCGGCGGCCTTCCGTGGCGCCGGGGCCGGGGCCTCGTCGGCGGCGGGCGCCTGCTTCGGGGCGGGCGCGGCGGCCTTCTTGGTGGTCTTGGCGGTGGTGGCCCGGGAGGCCGGGGTAGCCGAGCGGGCGGCCGCCACCCGGCGGCGGGGGGCGGTGGTGGCCGAACCGTCCACCACGACGGTCACCCCGGCCTCGGAGAGCGCCCGGAGGATTTTCTTGGCCTGGGCCGGAGTCACCTCGGCGGACTCGACAGTACGCGCGAGCTGGGCCGACGTGAGCTGACCGCCGGCGCTCTGCGCATGCGCGATCAGGGTGTCGGTGAGCGAGCGAACGTCGGCGCCGGTCTGGCGGGGTTCTGTCACGAATGACCTTCCGGAGGCGAAGAGCGAGCACGGCCGGGTCGTCCGGCGTGGAGCGGAGCACGGGTGCCGGGCGATGTCGTTTGAGGGACCCCCGCGTTCCGGGCCGGCCGGTCGCTGGCGGTCCGTGGCGCGTGGGCAGGGTGAATTGTAACGCCGTCCACGGCGATCATCCTGCGGCGCACGGGGTACCGGCGGATGGACCGCCGATTCGGCGCAGATGTGGACTTTGTAAGGATGGTACCCGCGGGTGGCCGGGGATCGCCCGGCCGTGCGGAAAGGGGACGAAGAATGGTCCGCTCGGGGCCGGAGCCGCGGGACCTGCTTGAGATCGCGATCGACGTGGCGCGGGACGCCGCCGCGACGGCACGCCGGATGCGGGTCGAAGGCGTGTCGGTGGCCGCGACCAAGAGCACGGCCACCGACGTGGTGACCGTCGCCGACCGGGCCGTGGAACGGCAGGTGCTCGCGGCGCTGCGCCGGTTGCGGCCCGGCGACTCCGTGCTGGGCGAGGAGTACGGCGAGGCCGACACCGATCCGGCGGCCCCGGCTGGCGTGCGCTGGATCGTCGACCCCATCGACGGCACCGTCAACTACCTCTACGGCCTGCGGCACAGCGCCGTCTCGATCGCCGCCGAGGTGGACGGAGTGGTGGTGGCCGGGGTGGTGCGCAACATCAGCACCGGCGAGGAGTGGACGGCGACGGTCGGTGGCGGGGCCTGGCGCGACGGCCGGCGGTTGCGCTGCTCCACCGAGACGGATCTCGGTCAGGCGCTGCTGGCCACCGGCTTCGGTTACGACCCGAAGCGCCGGGCCCACCAGGCCCGGGTGGTGGCGGAGCTGATCTCGCAGGTCCGCGACATCCGGCGCCTCGGCGCGGCCGCCATCGATCTCTGTTTCGCCGCCGAGGGACGGGTGGACGCATACTACGAGAAGGGCCTCGCCATCTGGGACCTCGCGGCCGGAGGGCTGGTGGCCACCGAGGCCGGCCTGCGGGTCAGCGGGCTGAACGGGGTGCCGGCCGGGCCGGACATGGTGGTCGCCGCGCCACCGGCACTCTTCGCGCCGCTGCACGACCGGCTGGCCGACCACGACGCCGCCGGCGGCCCCTGACCCGCCGCTGCGGGTGGCTCAGTCCTCCCGTACCGGGCACGAGCCGGGCGGCGCCACCGGCGAACCGAGGTCGCCGAGGGACTGGTTGACCTCGGTCGTCGTGGCCAGCTGC
The sequence above is a segment of the Micromonospora sp. WMMA1363 genome. Coding sequences within it:
- a CDS encoding PfkB family carbohydrate kinase; the encoded protein is MTAPRVIVVGDLITDVVAVLTGPPVTGSDTAATIRFTGGGQAANTAAWLGALGVPVTLVGAVGDDGPGRDRVAELERGGVDCAVAQLPDVPTGTVIVLASAAERTMITERGANLRLSPQAVEAALDAAPDAAHLHLSGYTLLDAASRPAGLRALGAARERGLTVSVDAASAAPLRRVGATAFLSWVRDVDLLLVNAAEATVLAGGLDPAAQGRALSVSARRVVVKRGAAGAVWVDRDAVIAVAPARRMAVVDPTGAGDAFAAGLLAAWLAGASPEAALRRAGDFGASAVSQVGARPPV
- a CDS encoding pseudouridine-5'-phosphate glycosidase gives rise to the protein MTDFHIRPGTEVADALRAGRPVVALESTIVSHGLPRPDNLRVAREIEQVVRAAGAVPATIGMVAGQLVVGLDDTELTRLATADQVAKLSVRDLAVAAGTGADGATTVAATSAVAAAAGIRVFATGGLGGVHREATQTFDESADLTTLARTPIAVVCAGVKSILDVGATLERLETLGVGVVGYRTRRFPGFYLTDGGFDLDWSVDSPEQVAEVLAAREQHGVCSGGLVVTNPLPVGEQLDPALHDRTLADGLARMRREGVTGKAVTPFLLAHFHSATEGASLAVNVRIILRNADLAARIAVAAASRA
- a CDS encoding DUF3039 domain-containing protein, with the translated sequence MEVSTQVLERPEVKDADTGPEMFHYVRKEKIAESAVMGTFVVALCGETFPVTKAAKPGSPVCPKCKEIYDSFTE
- a CDS encoding trimeric intracellular cation channel family protein gives rise to the protein MTTSTALLLADLAGVAVFAASGASAAVAKRLDLFGVVFVGFVAALGGGIFRDLVIDEVPPLAFADWRYAATAAGTAAVVFWLHPQLARLRTTVLVLDAAGLALFTVTGTVKALGVGVPALGACVIGMLTAIGGGLGRDLLTAEIPVVLRREIYAVAALVGAVLVALLDAVGQANVLWLTVAAALVFLIRLVSLRRRWSVPIATLRPPRTGTPP
- a CDS encoding low temperature requirement protein A gives rise to the protein MATSRATALLRKPGQPQQATFLELFFDLVFVFALTRVSQRLAEDLTAQRQIVLTETGQTLLLLLALLMVWFTTAWVTDLFDPDRPEIELLVFATMLGSLVMAVAIPEAFGTSALAFAGAYVAIHVGRGLVLVVALRGHEAQRRAAVTLAWYGVSAVPWLVGALFFPESPARGALWALAIVIDYAGATVRFPTLRRAERPIEAPIVAEHLSERYRQFFIVALGELILVTGATFSGSAFEIGQIAAFVVSFATTALMWRIYIHKAGELLPLAIATARVPSRLAGLSTPAHLLMVAGIVAIAVGDELVIEHPTGHTDSAWVAVILGGPALFLTGRAIFEYAVFGRVSPSRTIGAVVLAAVSPVMVFTPPLVVLSVPALVLAAIAVSDTVRARRRPPEMPTPPL
- a CDS encoding DEAD/DEAH box helicase — translated: MAARTPVLETFPALRAWQRKALVEYLRRREPDFTAVATPGAGKTTFALRIAAELLADGTVEAVTVVAPTEHLKTQWAESAARVGIQLDATFRNADLHSSADFHGAVVTYAQIGMAPQVHRRRTMTRRTLVVLDEIHHAGDSRTWGDGVKAAFEGAERRLMLTGTPFRSDDNPIPFVSYERGGDGLLRSRADSVYGYADALRDGVVRPVLFLAYSGETRWRTNAGEELAARLGEPMTQDLIAQAWRTALDPAGDWMPQVLRAADARLTVLRNAGMPDAGGLIIASDQQTARSYARLIEQVTGERTAVVLSDDGGASARIAAFAASDQRWLVAVRMVSEGVDIPRLAVGVYATSASTPLYFAQAIGRFVRARQPGETASVFLPSVPHLLGLASEMEAERDHVLGKPKDHEGFDDDLLERAQRDDQASGELEKRFSALSATAELDQVIFDGASFGTAAQAGTPEEEEFLGLPGLLTADQVAMLLSRRQADQLAAQRRRATERAAEPVAAAPAAPMSAAQRRVALRRQLNALVAARHHRTGQPHGKIHAELRRLCGGPPSAQATIEQLEERIATVQTL
- a CDS encoding inositol monophosphatase family protein codes for the protein MVRSGPEPRDLLEIAIDVARDAAATARRMRVEGVSVAATKSTATDVVTVADRAVERQVLAALRRLRPGDSVLGEEYGEADTDPAAPAGVRWIVDPIDGTVNYLYGLRHSAVSIAAEVDGVVVAGVVRNISTGEEWTATVGGGAWRDGRRLRCSTETDLGQALLATGFGYDPKRRAHQARVVAELISQVRDIRRLGAAAIDLCFAAEGRVDAYYEKGLAIWDLAAGGLVATEAGLRVSGLNGVPAGPDMVVAAPPALFAPLHDRLADHDAAGGP